A section of the Nitrososphaerota archaeon genome encodes:
- a CDS encoding DEAD/DEAH box helicase, giving the protein MTEYITHKFIKPNQVESREYQVSLANQAKLENCLVVLPTGLGKTTVALLVIADYLSRGTGGVLFLAPTRVLTNQHYEFLKNNLNLEDIGLLTGEDTITKRKKSWANSVICATPEITKNDLDREIVSLDQFSLVIFDEAHRTVGDYAYSGIAHRFAGKNVRIMGMTATLPAEKDKATEIITTLRIASVAQKTEDSPDVAPYIQKTNTNWVKVDLPHEMKEIQFYLRKALEVRHHELTKCGLRLSDNVSLSQLLRARDFVLRQNRRAAKPLFTAIRLHYALNILESHGVTSFLRFCDRTREKKGVGIKDLFESDSNFIRALAHAKDAQEKGIEHSKIVKLAEIIKGLSGRAIVFTSYRDSVEIIHDKLVDLGVSAGFLIGKAGETGLKQKQQVETVQKFRDGKYQVLIATRVGEEGLDISEVNDVIFFDNVPSSIRFVQRKGRTGRKSAGNLTVLIANGTIDETYYWVGQRKMKSAQTMGERLTKDLQKQSENAPAGLDAYF; this is encoded by the coding sequence TTGACAGAATACATTACTCATAAATTCATCAAGCCAAACCAAGTCGAGTCCCGCGAATACCAGGTCTCGTTGGCAAATCAGGCAAAATTGGAGAACTGTTTGGTCGTATTGCCCACGGGCCTTGGCAAAACTACAGTAGCATTGCTAGTAATAGCAGATTATCTATCTCGCGGTACTGGCGGAGTTTTGTTTTTGGCACCAACCAGAGTTTTAACAAACCAGCACTATGAATTTCTAAAAAATAATTTGAATCTGGAAGACATCGGGTTGTTGACAGGCGAAGATACAATAACAAAACGAAAGAAATCTTGGGCAAACTCTGTCATTTGTGCCACGCCGGAGATTACAAAAAATGATCTGGACCGAGAAATAGTATCACTAGACCAATTTTCTTTGGTAATATTTGATGAGGCGCATCGCACCGTAGGAGATTATGCTTATTCGGGCATAGCGCATAGATTTGCGGGCAAAAATGTGCGTATTATGGGCATGACTGCCACTCTCCCTGCTGAAAAAGACAAGGCAACGGAAATTATCACAACATTGCGAATTGCAAGTGTTGCACAAAAAACAGAAGACAGTCCAGATGTTGCTCCATACATACAGAAAACAAACACAAACTGGGTCAAAGTTGACCTACCTCACGAAATGAAAGAAATCCAGTTCTATCTGAGAAAAGCTTTGGAAGTACGGCACCATGAACTAACAAAATGTGGATTGCGGCTGTCTGATAATGTTTCATTGTCGCAATTATTGAGAGCCAGAGATTTTGTATTACGACAGAACAGGCGAGCAGCAAAACCACTATTCACTGCAATACGACTGCACTATGCTCTGAATATTTTGGAATCTCATGGAGTGACGTCATTTTTGAGATTCTGTGACAGAACACGAGAAAAAAAAGGAGTAGGAATAAAAGATCTTTTTGAGAGTGATTCTAACTTTATTCGTGCATTGGCACATGCGAAGGACGCACAGGAAAAAGGAATAGAGCACAGCAAAATTGTCAAGCTTGCTGAAATTATCAAAGGTTTGTCAGGCCGCGCAATTGTGTTCACAAGCTACCGAGATTCTGTGGAAATCATACATGACAAATTGGTGGATCTTGGAGTGTCTGCCGGATTTTTAATTGGTAAAGCTGGCGAGACAGGCCTCAAACAAAAACAACAGGTAGAAACGGTGCAAAAATTCCGAGACGGAAAATATCAGGTACTAATTGCAACTCGTGTGGGCGAAGAAGGCCTTGATATTTCAGAGGTAAATGATGTTATCTTCTTTGATAATGTTCCAAGCTCGATTAGATTTGTGCAAAGAAAGGGTCGAACTGGAAGAAAATCCGCAGGAAATCTGACAGTCTTAATTGCCAACGGGACAATAGACGAGACATATTACTGGGTTGGGCAGCGAAAGATGAAATCAGCTCAAACCATGGGCGAGCGACTCACAAAAGACTTACAGAAACAGTCAGAAAACGCACCTGCAGGTCTTGACGCATACTTTTAG
- a CDS encoding peptidylprolyl isomerase, protein MADKIKCSHILVEKQSQALAILERLKKGEKFADLAKELSLDTGCGKRGGDLGYFGRGRMVKPFEAAAFALAVGQISEPIKTEFGYHIIKRFA, encoded by the coding sequence ATGGCAGACAAGATAAAGTGCTCACACATTTTGGTTGAAAAGCAAAGTCAAGCACTTGCCATACTAGAACGACTAAAAAAGGGAGAAAAATTCGCAGACTTGGCAAAAGAACTCTCGCTAGATACAGGATGTGGAAAGCGAGGGGGAGATCTTGGTTACTTTGGACGCGGAAGGATGGTAAAGCCATTTGAGGCAGCTGCATTTGCACTGGCGGTGGGTCAGATATCAGAACCCATAAAGACAGAGTTTGGCTACCATATAATCAAACGATTTGCCTAA
- a CDS encoding pyridoxamine 5'-phosphate oxidase family protein has product MNFSPKEKKFLQTIEEARFATVNGTTPHVKPVSFIFHDDSFYLATDYKTRTYKNVAKNPKAAISIDIYKPGGHKAVLAQGKVKIIEHGPEFKKIYEKFFNKFEWVRREPWKEDEAPFLKLIPTTETSWGLS; this is encoded by the coding sequence TTGAATTTTTCACCCAAAGAAAAAAAATTCCTACAAACAATCGAAGAGGCAAGATTTGCAACCGTAAACGGAACAACTCCTCACGTCAAGCCAGTGTCATTTATTTTTCATGATGATTCATTTTATCTTGCAACAGACTATAAAACACGAACATACAAGAATGTTGCAAAAAACCCAAAGGCAGCAATATCGATTGACATCTACAAGCCAGGAGGACACAAGGCGGTTCTGGCACAAGGAAAAGTCAAAATCATAGAACATGGCCCAGAATTTAAAAAAATATATGAAAAATTTTTTAATAAATTTGAGTGGGTTCGACGTGAACCGTGGAAAGAGGACGAGGCTCCGTTTTTGAAGCTAATACCAACTACTGAGACCTCTTGGGGCCTATCATAA
- a CDS encoding DUF2203 family protein → MPTYFTIQEANAALPNVIQKFKTLQRQRVEVKKIEEQLNSQIGMSFNLGDYTTLKKQLNSAVTKFYAAVEDLENSGVVLKSIEEGLLDFPSKRFDEDVWLCWKEGETEIKFWHEKDVGFMGRKPLSVSDESLV, encoded by the coding sequence TTGCCCACCTATTTTACGATTCAAGAAGCAAATGCGGCATTGCCTAATGTAATTCAAAAATTTAAAACACTACAAAGACAGCGAGTCGAAGTGAAAAAAATAGAGGAGCAACTAAACTCACAGATTGGCATGTCATTTAATTTAGGAGATTATACCACACTGAAAAAACAGCTAAACTCGGCAGTCACAAAATTCTATGCCGCAGTGGAAGATCTTGAAAATTCTGGCGTGGTGCTCAAAAGCATAGAGGAGGGACTTCTGGACTTTCCATCAAAAAGATTTGATGAGGATGTTTGGCTGTGCTGGAAGGAAGGTGAAACTGAGATAAAATTCTGGCATGAGAAAGATGTTGGCTTTATGGGACGAAAACCATTAAGCGTAAGTGACGAATCTCTTGTATGA
- a CDS encoding prenyltransferase, with translation MSISVWFRVIRIKFLLASVIAVSLGLALSFWQTKSIDISSAAITMGGVVLLHASVDLLNEYSDYRRGIDAITKRTKFSGGTGVLPEGLLKPSTVYYAGIICLVLGSLAGAYFVIAHGWIIAVILGFAILSIYFYSTKIVDSGLGEIFVGIKGTMIVLGTMFIQTEQILSANILAGIVAGALSSFVLFITSFPDHDADKQKGRKTLVIVLGKSRAANLYLVFPCVAYGLILFGITYDLLPIYSAIVFTTIPLIIQSSKKIKKSIDGLEEFILTMKATVLFSRLTGTLFVISIIIAIVTNS, from the coding sequence ATGAGCATTTCAGTTTGGTTCCGCGTAATTAGAATAAAGTTTCTCCTAGCATCAGTAATTGCAGTATCGCTTGGTCTTGCGTTATCATTTTGGCAGACAAAATCGATAGATATCTCATCGGCTGCAATCACAATGGGTGGTGTAGTGTTGTTGCATGCAAGCGTTGATCTTCTTAACGAATATTCAGATTATAGGCGAGGAATCGACGCCATAACAAAGCGAACCAAGTTTTCTGGAGGAACTGGAGTGCTTCCAGAAGGCTTGTTAAAGCCTTCCACCGTATATTATGCAGGCATAATTTGCCTTGTTTTGGGTTCACTTGCAGGCGCGTATTTTGTCATTGCTCATGGCTGGATTATTGCTGTAATCCTGGGATTTGCTATCTTGTCCATCTATTTTTATTCGACAAAAATAGTTGATTCTGGACTAGGTGAAATCTTTGTTGGCATCAAAGGAACCATGATTGTCCTTGGTACGATGTTTATCCAGACTGAGCAAATCCTATCTGCAAACATTTTGGCAGGAATTGTTGCAGGGGCACTATCTTCATTTGTCTTGTTTATCACATCATTTCCAGATCATGATGCAGACAAACAAAAAGGAAGAAAGACTTTGGTTATCGTACTTGGTAAATCGCGTGCGGCGAATCTGTATTTGGTTTTCCCGTGTGTAGCATATGGACTAATCTTATTTGGAATCACCTATGATCTGTTGCCAATATACAGCGCAATAGTGTTTACCACCATCCCATTGATAATACAATCTAGTAAAAAAATAAAAAAATCAATTGATGGTTTGGAGGAATTTATTCTTACGATGAAGGCAACCGTTTTGTTCTCTAGACTTACCGGAACATTGTTTGTAATTAGCATAATAATTGCCATTGTAACCAACAGTTAA
- a CDS encoding aldo/keto reductase — protein MIPGFATPEGTKKFSTRPGTIPQNYKTIQNLTLSNVGIGTYLGNPDSQTDAMVEEAVKKSILAGINIIDTAINYRAQKAERSVGKSIASLISQGKVERDEIFVSTKNGYVTNDADIKEEFWAYIQREYAKPGTIKANDISSGYHCMTIPYLQDQLNRSLKNLGLECIDLMYLHNAVEGQPDIPRHQFLQNLQDVFAFYEKMRVDGKIRYYGMATWECYRVSKESPQYLSLYDTVELAKKVGGENHGFRFVQLPYNLYYDQAFMLKSQQISGTDVSLLNAATSLGVGVFTSVPLMQGRLLAPGTVPDFANITQSSLRCLQFVRSTPGVLAPLVGQKTQSHVDQNLQIMKIPPLSESEFTDVLKKFTS, from the coding sequence ATGATTCCAGGCTTTGCAACTCCAGAGGGAACAAAAAAATTCTCGACTAGGCCTGGCACGATTCCGCAAAACTACAAAACAATTCAAAACCTCACCCTATCAAATGTCGGAATCGGGACATACCTTGGTAATCCAGATTCACAAACAGACGCAATGGTAGAAGAGGCAGTCAAAAAATCAATCTTGGCTGGAATCAATATAATTGACACTGCCATTAATTATAGGGCGCAAAAGGCAGAACGTTCTGTAGGAAAGTCAATCGCATCCCTGATTTCACAAGGCAAGGTTGAACGAGATGAGATTTTTGTGAGCACGAAAAATGGCTATGTCACAAATGATGCAGACATCAAAGAAGAATTCTGGGCATACATACAGCGCGAGTACGCAAAGCCAGGTACAATCAAGGCAAACGACATTTCGTCTGGATATCACTGCATGACAATACCGTACTTGCAGGATCAGCTAAATCGGAGTCTAAAGAACTTGGGCTTGGAATGCATTGACTTGATGTATCTACACAATGCAGTTGAAGGTCAGCCAGACATACCTCGCCATCAGTTCCTGCAAAATCTACAGGATGTCTTTGCATTTTATGAAAAAATGAGAGTGGATGGAAAAATTCGATATTATGGTATGGCAACATGGGAATGCTACAGGGTCTCAAAAGAAAGTCCACAATACTTGTCATTGTATGATACTGTTGAATTGGCAAAAAAGGTTGGAGGGGAAAATCACGGTTTTAGGTTCGTCCAACTGCCATACAATTTGTATTATGACCAGGCCTTTATGTTAAAGTCACAGCAGATCTCTGGCACCGACGTATCTCTCCTAAATGCCGCAACATCACTTGGTGTTGGAGTATTCACCAGCGTTCCTCTGATGCAGGGGAGATTGCTTGCTCCAGGAACAGTACCAGATTTTGCAAATATTACACAGTCGTCGCTTAGATGTCTCCAGTTCGTTCGCTCAACTCCAGGAGTTCTAGCGCCACTAGTAGGACAAAAAACCCAGAGTCATGTTGACCAAAACCTTCAGATAATGAAAATTCCTCCTTTGTCAGAATCAGAATTTACTGATGTATTAAAGAAATTCACCAGTTAA
- the dusB gene encoding tRNA dihydrouridine synthase DusB: protein MLPQFSSRAFLAPMAGVSDPALRLICKEMGAGLVVTELTSIHAIIAKEKQLQAQNQDISEFIEYSYKERPLAVQLFGSDLASLEKAAKIVEPYFDVIDYNMGCPAPHITQQMAGGALLQNLSLTRKILETLVKSTDKPVTLKMRAGVDDNLVFKDIACVAESAGVQMITLHARTVKQGYSGESDWSLIKELKQVVDIPVVGNGDITTPELAKKMIDETGCDYIMIGRGAMGNPFLFEQINDYLKTGTYTEYSQKNRTEMFCKYLDYATQYKIKFTNIRQQAMRFTKGLRHGAKFRSGIMLAKTTDDLKSIMLQIT, encoded by the coding sequence ATGCTGCCCCAATTTTCTAGTCGTGCCTTTTTGGCACCCATGGCCGGAGTGAGCGATCCCGCATTACGACTGATTTGTAAAGAAATGGGCGCAGGTCTAGTGGTGACTGAACTCACAAGCATCCATGCAATAATTGCCAAAGAAAAACAGCTGCAGGCGCAAAACCAAGACATTTCCGAGTTTATCGAGTATTCATACAAAGAGAGGCCTCTCGCAGTACAACTTTTTGGCTCTGACTTGGCTTCACTGGAAAAAGCAGCCAAAATAGTAGAGCCATATTTTGACGTCATTGATTATAACATGGGATGTCCAGCACCGCATATCACTCAACAAATGGCTGGCGGGGCATTGTTACAAAACCTCAGCCTGACACGGAAAATTCTAGAAACACTAGTCAAATCAACCGACAAGCCAGTCACATTGAAAATGCGCGCTGGGGTTGATGACAATTTAGTATTCAAGGACATCGCATGTGTCGCAGAGAGCGCAGGTGTACAGATGATAACGTTACATGCTAGAACAGTAAAACAGGGATATTCGGGTGAATCAGATTGGTCTTTAATCAAAGAACTAAAACAAGTAGTAGACATCCCAGTTGTCGGAAACGGCGATATTACAACTCCAGAACTTGCCAAAAAAATGATTGATGAGACAGGCTGTGATTATATCATGATAGGCCGAGGTGCGATGGGAAATCCATTTTTGTTCGAGCAGATCAATGATTATCTCAAGACTGGAACATACACCGAATATTCTCAAAAAAACAGGACAGAGATGTTTTGCAAGTATTTGGATTATGCAACACAATATAAAATCAAATTTACAAATATCAGACAACAGGCAATGCGATTTACCAAAGGCCTACGACATGGTGCCAAGTTTCGCTCTGGAATAATGCTTGCAAAAACAACAGATGATCTAAAATCAATAATGTTACAGATCACTTAA
- a CDS encoding YHS domain-containing protein, which translates to MPVDPVCGIEMDESLAVSYEHNGKKYFFCCNGCRRIFKKKPKKWAKKV; encoded by the coding sequence GTGCCAGTAGATCCTGTCTGCGGAATTGAAATGGATGAATCCCTAGCGGTTTCATACGAACATAATGGAAAAAAATACTTTTTTTGCTGCAATGGATGCAGGCGAATTTTCAAGAAAAAACCAAAGAAATGGGCAAAAAAGGTCTGA
- the tpiA gene encoding triose-phosphate isomerase: MFIINYKNYDEIAGVKSAKLASVADKISKKFKVKIAIAPPHHLLGVKYSGPILAQHTDNVKVGNTTGFVIPELLKKSKIAGSLINHSEHRIPPKNIEELVNRFRELGLVSVVCVQDAKEAARYAKLNPDYIAIEPPELIGSGKAVSTEQPELITKSVQAVNNAKNSTKLLCGAGIVSGQDVRKAIELGSSGILVASGIVKAKNWSAIVEEFAKAMLKTPSNR, translated from the coding sequence TTGTTTATCATCAATTACAAAAACTATGATGAAATTGCAGGCGTGAAATCGGCCAAACTTGCATCAGTTGCAGATAAAATTTCAAAAAAGTTCAAGGTCAAAATAGCAATCGCCCCTCCGCATCATCTTTTAGGAGTAAAATATTCAGGCCCAATCCTTGCCCAGCATACCGATAATGTCAAAGTGGGTAACACCACGGGCTTTGTCATACCTGAGCTTTTAAAAAAATCCAAGATAGCAGGTTCTCTGATAAACCACTCTGAGCACAGAATTCCGCCAAAAAACATTGAAGAGTTAGTTAATCGATTTCGTGAGTTAGGACTAGTCTCGGTAGTTTGTGTTCAGGATGCAAAAGAGGCTGCAAGGTATGCCAAGCTAAATCCAGACTATATTGCAATAGAGCCACCAGAGCTGATTGGATCAGGCAAAGCAGTATCAACAGAGCAGCCTGAGCTAATAACCAAGTCAGTTCAAGCAGTAAACAATGCAAAGAACTCTACCAAGCTGCTTTGTGGCGCAGGGATTGTTTCAGGTCAAGATGTAAGAAAGGCAATCGAGCTTGGCTCTTCAGGCATACTTGTGGCAAGCGGTATTGTCAAGGCAAAAAACTGGAGTGCGATCGTAGAGGAGTTTGCCAAGGCAATGCTTAAAACCCCTTCAAATCGATAG
- a CDS encoding pyruvate, phosphate dikinase → MKMVYFFDEGDGKNKKLLGGKGAGLCEMTQLKLPVPQGFTITTDVCKLYYQNNKTVPKELWDQVKKNITKLEKITKKKWNSSENPLLVSVRSGAALSMPGMMDTILNLGLNDVTVEALSKKTNNPRFALDSYRRFIQLFGKVVFGVNDKKFDHVLEEAKKKQEVTIDSDLNEQSLRIVVSQYKQICQDHTGKPFPSNPDEQLRLAVMAVFNSWMGERAVVYREKNHITKDIADGTAVNVVAMAFGNMGNDCATGVVFTRNPGDGTNHIFGDYLVNAQGEDVVAGVRTPKPVDEMKLEMPKSYELLLKTCKNLEKHYKEPQDIEFTIEQGKFYLLQTRSAKMNAQSMIKTSVDMVKEKLINKERALTRLNADQLEQLLHKTIDLEKAKQFQKAVRGIAASPGAASGIAVFDVKRAVAMGENGTKVILVREETKPEDVPAFFASVGILTSRGGKTSHAAVVARGMGKPCIVGCADMKISQDAKLASVGNVTIREGDAITIDGSQGDVYLGDVPTIEPKITDDFRTILEWAQKTKSIGIRANADTPDGAQLARKYGAQGIGLCRTERMFNAADRLGLFVKLIMAKSVEERKQHLEKLQELQKSDFIQILKAMEGYKVTIRLLDPPLHEFLPNPEELINKIHKMEKQVGSPDLEETMIVLARAKELAEINPMMGHRGVRVGITYPEIYEMQIRAVFEAATELAKQKANTFPQIMIPQVGSVAELNHIKSIYDKVKSEVESKHGLKLKINFGTMLEVVRGCLTSHELANTAEFFSFGTNDLTQAVFSFSREDAEGKFLPEYIEKEVLERNPFQTVDVNGVGSLVKIAIANGKSVKPGIEIGVCGEHGGDPNSIKFFHNSGVSYVSASPHRIPIAIVAAAQSRIQQNSAPSKKKARRKVAKVKKAKKKSRR, encoded by the coding sequence ATGAAAATGGTTTACTTTTTTGATGAGGGAGACGGCAAGAACAAAAAACTCCTAGGTGGCAAGGGTGCCGGTCTATGCGAGATGACACAGCTCAAGCTACCAGTACCACAGGGATTTACCATTACAACCGATGTTTGCAAATTATACTATCAAAACAACAAGACCGTTCCAAAGGAATTATGGGACCAGGTAAAAAAGAACATTACCAAGCTAGAAAAGATTACAAAAAAGAAATGGAATTCATCAGAAAATCCATTATTGGTATCGGTACGTTCAGGTGCAGCACTTTCAATGCCAGGAATGATGGATACTATTCTAAACCTAGGGCTAAATGATGTCACGGTAGAGGCACTATCCAAAAAGACAAACAATCCAAGATTTGCATTGGACTCTTATCGCCGATTCATCCAGTTGTTTGGCAAAGTAGTCTTTGGGGTTAACGACAAAAAATTTGACCATGTCCTAGAGGAGGCCAAGAAAAAACAAGAGGTGACAATAGACAGCGACCTTAACGAACAATCACTAAGAATCGTCGTATCACAGTACAAGCAGATTTGTCAAGATCATACCGGAAAGCCATTCCCGTCAAACCCAGACGAGCAATTACGATTAGCAGTAATGGCAGTCTTTAACAGCTGGATGGGTGAGCGCGCAGTAGTATACAGAGAGAAAAACCACATAACAAAAGACATCGCAGATGGCACCGCGGTCAATGTAGTTGCCATGGCATTTGGAAACATGGGTAATGATTGCGCAACAGGGGTAGTCTTTACCAGAAACCCAGGTGATGGAACAAACCACATCTTTGGCGATTATCTAGTCAATGCACAAGGTGAAGACGTAGTTGCCGGCGTGAGGACTCCAAAACCTGTTGATGAAATGAAATTAGAAATGCCAAAAAGCTATGAATTATTATTGAAGACCTGCAAAAATCTAGAAAAACACTACAAAGAGCCACAAGACATCGAGTTTACAATAGAACAGGGAAAATTCTACTTACTTCAGACCCGTTCTGCAAAGATGAACGCTCAGAGCATGATCAAAACTTCAGTAGACATGGTAAAAGAAAAACTCATCAATAAAGAACGAGCATTAACTAGACTAAATGCAGACCAGCTTGAACAATTACTACACAAGACAATCGACTTGGAAAAGGCAAAGCAATTCCAAAAAGCAGTTCGAGGAATTGCGGCATCTCCAGGTGCGGCAAGCGGAATTGCTGTATTTGATGTAAAGCGAGCAGTTGCAATGGGTGAGAACGGTACAAAGGTAATTCTAGTACGAGAGGAGACAAAGCCAGAAGACGTTCCGGCATTTTTTGCATCAGTTGGAATTTTGACTAGTCGTGGGGGCAAGACATCCCATGCAGCAGTAGTTGCAAGGGGAATGGGTAAACCATGCATTGTAGGATGCGCTGACATGAAAATCTCCCAAGATGCAAAACTAGCGAGCGTCGGAAATGTTACAATACGTGAAGGAGATGCAATAACAATTGATGGTTCACAAGGCGACGTCTATTTGGGCGATGTACCAACAATAGAGCCAAAAATAACTGATGATTTCAGAACTATTCTAGAGTGGGCACAAAAAACAAAATCAATTGGCATCAGAGCAAATGCAGATACACCTGACGGCGCCCAACTGGCAAGAAAATATGGTGCCCAAGGAATAGGTCTGTGCAGAACAGAGCGCATGTTCAATGCAGCCGACAGACTAGGATTATTTGTCAAGCTAATCATGGCAAAGTCAGTCGAAGAACGAAAGCAGCACTTGGAAAAATTACAAGAGCTGCAGAAAAGCGACTTTATCCAGATTCTAAAAGCAATGGAAGGCTACAAAGTCACAATACGACTGCTCGACCCACCATTACATGAATTCCTACCAAACCCAGAAGAATTAATCAACAAAATCCACAAGATGGAAAAACAAGTCGGATCTCCAGACCTAGAAGAAACCATGATAGTTTTGGCTAGAGCAAAAGAGCTTGCAGAGATAAACCCAATGATGGGTCATCGTGGTGTCCGTGTTGGTATCACATATCCAGAAATCTACGAGATGCAAATTAGGGCAGTGTTTGAGGCAGCTACCGAACTTGCAAAGCAAAAGGCAAACACATTCCCACAAATAATGATCCCGCAGGTAGGAAGTGTAGCGGAGCTAAATCACATCAAATCCATTTATGATAAAGTAAAATCCGAAGTAGAGTCAAAACATGGCCTAAAACTAAAGATAAACTTTGGAACAATGCTAGAGGTAGTCCGAGGGTGTCTTACATCACATGAATTAGCGAATACTGCCGAGTTTTTCAGTTTTGGTACAAACGACCTAACCCAAGCAGTGTTTAGCTTCTCAAGAGAAGACGCCGAAGGAAAATTCCTCCCAGAATACATAGAAAAAGAAGTCCTAGAGCGCAACCCATTCCAAACAGTTGATGTAAACGGTGTCGGCAGCCTAGTCAAAATAGCAATCGCAAACGGAAAATCTGTCAAGCCCGGTATCGAAATAGGAGTTTGCGGAGAGCATGGTGGTGATCCAAACTCTATCAAATTCTTCCATAATTCCGGAGTATCCTATGTTAGTGCGTCACCACACAGAATCCCAATTGCAATAGTAGCAGCTGCTCAGTCAAGAATACAACAAAATTCGGCACCTTCCAAAAAAAAGGCACGAAGAAAGGTAGCCAAAGTCAAAAAAGCAAAGAAAAAATCCAGACGTTAA
- a CDS encoding tetratricopeptide repeat protein produces the protein MGLFGGISKKYPNCKTTEDWFYKGNSFASCGNYEEAIQCFDEAIKVDMKNSQAWNNKGFALDESGKTKKAIPCYDVALKINPKNADAWYNKGTAVGKSGKFEESIKCFDEAIKLNRNNSLAWNGKGFALGKTKNLDESIECFDEAIKINPNYFDAWYNKGFALKILGRTEESDKCFERATALKQRQLKK, from the coding sequence ATGGGCCTTTTCGGCGGAATTAGCAAAAAATATCCTAATTGTAAAACTACAGAAGATTGGTTTTACAAGGGTAATTCCTTTGCATCCTGTGGTAACTATGAAGAGGCAATTCAATGCTTTGATGAGGCAATCAAAGTGGACATGAAGAACTCTCAGGCTTGGAACAACAAGGGATTTGCACTAGATGAATCTGGCAAAACAAAGAAGGCAATTCCATGTTATGATGTGGCACTCAAAATAAACCCAAAAAACGCCGATGCATGGTACAACAAGGGCACTGCAGTTGGGAAATCTGGTAAATTTGAAGAATCCATCAAATGCTTTGATGAGGCAATTAAACTAAACAGGAATAATTCCTTGGCATGGAATGGAAAGGGCTTTGCATTAGGCAAGACAAAAAACCTAGATGAATCCATTGAATGCTTTGACGAGGCAATCAAGATAAACCCAAACTATTTTGATGCCTGGTACAACAAAGGCTTTGCACTAAAGATCCTAGGAAGAACAGAGGAATCTGACAAGTGTTTTGAGCGCGCAACTGCCCTAAAGCAGAGACAATTGAAAAAGTGA
- a CDS encoding CBS domain-containing protein produces the protein MLPRIDSIKQARTKIGITQKELAKMTGVSTSMINQIESGRSQPSYETAKRIFDSLATLEGRADPNKAGDICSKEIVKLKPTDSLHDAIHKMRSMSISQIPIFSNGEPVGAISEDGVVKHLADSDESSWKKIRLADVMEARPPIVDHQTPARALVPLIRYSKCILVTKTGKIIGIITASDTLKMLE, from the coding sequence ATGCTTCCAAGAATCGACAGCATAAAGCAGGCAAGAACAAAGATCGGCATAACCCAAAAAGAACTTGCTAAAATGACCGGAGTAAGCACATCAATGATAAACCAGATAGAATCTGGTCGAAGCCAGCCTAGCTATGAAACTGCAAAGAGAATCTTTGACAGTCTGGCTACACTTGAGGGTAGAGCAGATCCAAACAAAGCTGGAGATATTTGCAGTAAAGAAATTGTCAAGTTAAAACCAACTGACTCGCTTCATGATGCCATACATAAAATGAGAAGCATGTCAATTAGTCAAATTCCAATTTTCAGTAATGGTGAACCAGTAGGTGCAATTAGCGAAGACGGGGTGGTTAAACATCTGGCAGACAGTGACGAGTCATCCTGGAAAAAAATCAGGTTAGCAGATGTTATGGAGGCACGACCACCCATTGTAGACCATCAGACTCCGGCTAGAGCGCTAGTCCCACTGATTCGATATTCCAAGTGTATTTTGGTTACCAAGACAGGTAAAATTATTGGGATTATAACAGCGTCAGATACTCTAAAGATGCTAGAATGA
- the mce gene encoding methylmalonyl-CoA epimerase, translating to MKIDHIAIAVNDVMVAAKQYQDALGVEKIVYETVESEGVKLAIIKLENGRIELMQPTRDDSPIKKFLEKKGEGLHHMALATEDIESEYQRMEGCGIQFLGKIRPGSEGTKITFIHPKSLSGVLTELCSHPKH from the coding sequence ATGAAAATAGACCACATTGCAATTGCTGTTAATGACGTAATGGTTGCGGCAAAACAATACCAAGATGCGCTTGGCGTTGAAAAAATTGTATACGAAACAGTAGAATCCGAAGGAGTCAAACTGGCTATCATAAAACTGGAAAATGGTAGAATTGAGCTGATGCAGCCAACGCGCGATGACAGTCCAATTAAGAAATTCCTAGAGAAAAAAGGTGAAGGTCTGCATCACATGGCGCTCGCAACAGAAGACATTGAGTCTGAATACCAAAGAATGGAAGGATGTGGAATCCAATTCTTGGGCAAAATAAGGCCTGGCTCTGAGGGAACAAAGATCACATTCATTCATCCAAAATCCCTAAGCGGAGTACTCACTGAACTCTGCTCCCATCCAAAGCACTAG